The following are encoded together in the Xanthomonas sacchari genome:
- the bcsB gene encoding cellulose biosynthesis cyclic di-GMP-binding regulatory protein BcsB produces the protein MRLPALAACCLTVLSGLALAQEPTLPATAPAPADAATATPQPSPAERERSATLKQLGVDYEMTLRGIQGSAGIAFSTRTDEVVQAANLHLVYSYSPALLPDLSHLKVSVNGVTVATLPVSRENAGRLQQSDVPIDPRLISDYNRLNLQLIGHYTRDCEDPDHTSLWANIDPATRLSLTATPLVLRNDLALLPVPFYDKRDTRRLELPFVFPQRPDLATLRSAGIVASWFGAQAGYRGAAFGVSIGDVPATGNAVLFATAATLPAELAATQAGLSEIAGPTLAMIANPRDATGKLLLVLGRDDNDLQQAATALSLGTPFNGPVARIGELKQAQPRKPYDAPNWISSDRPVRFGDLVAQTSQLNVSGYHPDLIRVGLQLPPDLFVWQRDGIPVNLRYRYTVPETQNKSALNVSINDAFVTTLPLTGHAYAESLPLRWWHELSPKGAMPVEQQLLLPTGPFSANSQLRFHFFFDRPQAQACKNTFPDVSGAIDADSSVDLRSFHHYMAMPNLAAFGNAGFPFTRLADLSESTVVVPDEIGDQDMANLLTLLGRLGASTGYPALRVTLIHAAEVDKHADSDLLVFGSLRSQPLFQRWSAALPIGDGASGRRFSMSDWVLDKLPGFLSFDARRTDLPTTAEVAVKPAPGDVVLMGFQSPLKAGRSVVALLAEDPASVEDFFDAWLEPATLKDFQGSVVLLQKGKVRSLAGNQTYYVGHLPLPTWARWYFSQHPLLLGLAVVVLSVLLALAARVVLRRHSAARLQEGQ, from the coding sequence ATGCGTCTACCCGCCCTGGCTGCGTGCTGTCTCACGGTCCTCTCCGGCCTCGCCCTGGCCCAGGAGCCGACCCTTCCCGCCACCGCACCGGCGCCCGCCGACGCCGCGACCGCCACGCCGCAGCCGTCGCCGGCCGAACGCGAGCGCTCGGCCACGCTCAAGCAACTGGGTGTGGACTACGAGATGACCCTGCGCGGCATCCAGGGCAGCGCCGGTATCGCCTTCAGCACCCGCACCGACGAAGTGGTGCAGGCGGCGAACCTGCACCTGGTCTACAGCTACTCGCCCGCGCTGCTGCCGGACCTGTCGCATCTGAAGGTCAGCGTCAACGGCGTCACCGTGGCGACCCTGCCGGTCAGCCGCGAGAACGCCGGCAGGCTGCAGCAGAGCGACGTGCCGATCGATCCGCGCCTGATCAGCGACTACAACCGGCTGAACCTGCAGTTGATCGGCCACTACACCCGCGACTGCGAGGATCCGGACCACACCAGCCTGTGGGCCAACATCGATCCGGCCACGCGGCTGTCGCTGACCGCCACGCCGCTGGTGCTGCGCAACGACCTGGCGCTGCTGCCGGTGCCGTTCTACGACAAGCGCGATACGCGCCGCCTGGAACTGCCGTTCGTGTTCCCGCAGCGCCCGGACTTGGCCACGCTGCGCAGCGCCGGCATCGTCGCCTCCTGGTTCGGCGCGCAGGCCGGCTACCGCGGCGCCGCGTTCGGCGTGTCCATCGGCGACGTGCCGGCCACCGGCAATGCGGTGCTGTTCGCCACCGCCGCGACCCTGCCGGCGGAGTTGGCGGCGACCCAGGCCGGCCTGAGCGAGATCGCCGGCCCGACCCTGGCGATGATCGCCAACCCGCGCGATGCCACCGGCAAGCTGCTGCTGGTGCTGGGCCGCGACGACAACGACCTGCAGCAGGCCGCCACCGCGCTGAGCCTGGGCACGCCGTTCAATGGCCCGGTGGCACGCATCGGCGAACTCAAGCAGGCGCAGCCGCGCAAGCCCTACGACGCGCCGAACTGGATCTCCAGCGATCGGCCGGTGCGCTTCGGCGACCTGGTGGCGCAGACCTCGCAACTGAACGTCAGCGGCTACCACCCCGACCTGATCCGGGTCGGCCTGCAGCTGCCGCCGGACCTGTTCGTGTGGCAGCGCGACGGCATCCCGGTCAACCTGCGCTACCGCTACACGGTGCCGGAGACGCAGAACAAGTCCGCGCTCAACGTCAGCATCAACGACGCCTTCGTCACCACGCTGCCGCTGACCGGCCACGCCTACGCCGAGTCGCTGCCGCTGCGCTGGTGGCACGAACTCTCGCCCAAGGGCGCGATGCCGGTGGAGCAGCAACTGCTGCTGCCGACCGGGCCGTTCTCGGCCAACAGTCAGCTGCGTTTCCATTTCTTCTTCGACCGCCCGCAGGCGCAGGCGTGCAAGAACACCTTCCCCGACGTGTCCGGCGCGATCGATGCCGACTCCAGCGTGGACCTGCGCTCGTTCCATCACTACATGGCGATGCCGAACCTGGCCGCGTTCGGCAATGCAGGTTTCCCGTTCACGCGCCTGGCCGACCTGTCCGAGTCCACCGTGGTGGTGCCGGACGAGATCGGCGACCAGGACATGGCCAACCTGCTGACGCTGCTCGGCCGGCTCGGCGCGTCCACCGGCTACCCGGCGCTGCGGGTGACCCTGATCCATGCCGCCGAGGTCGACAAGCACGCCGACAGCGACCTGCTGGTGTTCGGCAGCCTGCGCTCGCAGCCGCTGTTCCAGCGCTGGAGCGCGGCCCTGCCGATCGGCGACGGCGCCAGCGGCCGGCGCTTCTCGATGAGCGACTGGGTGCTCGACAAGCTGCCCGGGTTCCTCTCGTTCGACGCGCGCCGCACCGATCTGCCGACCACCGCCGAGGTCGCGGTGAAGCCGGCGCCCGGCGATGTGGTGCTGATGGGCTTCCAGTCGCCGCTGAAGGCCGGGCGCAGCGTGGTCGCGCTGCTGGCCGAGGATCCGGCCAGCGTCGAGGACTTCTTCGACGCCTGGCTGGAGCCGGCCACGCTGAAGGACTTCCAGGGCAGCGTGGTGCTGCTGCAGAAGGGCAAGGTGCGCAGCCTGGCCGGCAACCAGACCTACTACGTCGGCCACCTGCCGCTGCCGACCTGGGCGCGCTGGTACTTCTCGCAGCATCCGCTGCTGCTCGGCCTGGCGGTGGTGGTGCTGAGCGTGCTGCTGGCGCTGGCTGCGCGCGTGGTGCTGCGCCGGCATTCGGCGGCGCGGCTGCAGGAAGGGCAGTGA
- the bcsZ gene encoding cellulose synthase complex periplasmic endoglucanase BcsZ, whose amino-acid sequence MNAHTGQRRRLLGGLLAAGTATLLPPARAALAVAPACAPWREWTAFVAKHLDASGRVIDFQHADQRSTSEGQSYALFFALVANDQVLFERVLGWTRHNLCGGRPQQVLPAWLWGRASDGSWRVLDGNSASDADLWIAYVLIEAGRLWQRPGYTQAGLQMLALVRRTELAELPGFGSMLLPAAKGFVQPQRWTLNPSYLPIQLLRRFAAVDPKGPWAGLATRSARMLRDSAPVGFAPDWIAWDGRTFGVDPDKGAIGSYDAIRVYLWAGMLDAADPLRKTLLDDLSGPLQQLRAQGRLDEKIDTRQGVGNGQAPPGFAAALLPYLSALREPALLKAQAQRIPAPGDTAAARLPYYDRVLILFGRAWLDNRYRFSADGALQPAWRTQCSA is encoded by the coding sequence GTGAACGCACACACCGGCCAACGCCGGCGCCTGCTCGGCGGCCTGCTCGCCGCCGGTACGGCGACGCTGCTGCCGCCGGCGCGCGCCGCGCTGGCGGTGGCGCCGGCCTGCGCGCCGTGGCGCGAGTGGACCGCATTCGTCGCCAAGCATCTCGATGCCAGCGGGCGGGTGATCGATTTCCAGCACGCCGACCAGCGCAGCACCTCCGAAGGCCAGTCCTACGCGCTGTTCTTCGCGCTGGTGGCCAACGACCAAGTGCTGTTCGAGCGCGTGCTCGGCTGGACCCGGCACAACCTGTGCGGCGGCCGCCCGCAGCAGGTGCTGCCGGCCTGGCTGTGGGGCCGCGCCAGCGACGGCAGCTGGCGTGTGCTCGACGGCAACAGCGCCAGCGACGCCGACCTGTGGATCGCCTACGTGCTGATCGAGGCCGGGCGCCTGTGGCAGCGGCCCGGCTACACCCAGGCCGGCCTGCAGATGCTGGCGCTGGTGCGGCGCACCGAGCTGGCCGAGCTGCCCGGGTTCGGCAGCATGCTGCTGCCGGCGGCCAAGGGCTTCGTCCAGCCGCAGCGCTGGACGCTCAATCCCAGCTACCTGCCGATCCAGTTGCTGCGGCGCTTCGCCGCGGTCGATCCGAAAGGGCCGTGGGCCGGCCTGGCCACGCGCAGCGCGCGGATGCTGCGCGACAGTGCGCCGGTCGGGTTCGCACCGGACTGGATCGCCTGGGACGGTCGCACCTTCGGCGTCGATCCGGACAAGGGCGCGATCGGCAGCTACGACGCGATCCGCGTGTACCTGTGGGCCGGCATGCTCGATGCCGCCGATCCGCTGCGCAAGACGCTGCTCGACGACCTGTCCGGCCCGCTGCAGCAATTGCGCGCACAGGGCCGCCTCGACGAGAAGATCGACACCCGCCAGGGCGTCGGCAACGGCCAGGCGCCGCCCGGCTTCGCCGCGGCGCTGCTGCCGTACCTGAGCGCGCTGCGCGAACCGGCGCTGCTCAAGGCGCAGGCGCAACGCATTCCCGCGCCCGGCGACACCGCCGCGGCCCGGCTTCCCTACTACGACCGGGTGCTGATCCTGTTCGGACGCGCCTGGCTCGACAACCGCTACCGCTTTTCCGCAGACGGCGCGCTGCAGCCCGCCTGGAGAACCCAATGCTCCGCATGA
- the bcsA gene encoding UDP-forming cellulose synthase catalytic subunit, whose translation MSAASASRAARPLHVLANWSLWLLGAVLLVFVVAIPMDVPQQLLFSLVVFAAAMLLRRSGSRLAILVMMALSLAVSSRYIWWRLTQTVGMSSPIDLSLGLGLLLAELYAFVILALGYFQVLWPLNRRPLPLPADQQQWPSVDLFIPTYNEPLSVVRSTILAASVMDWPADKLNIYLLDDGRREEFRAFCAQVGIHYVTRTNNFHAKAGNINAALKKSSGEYVAIFDCDHIPTRSFLQVAMGWFLRDAKLAVVQMPHYFFSADPFERNLGNHGKVPNEGELFYGLLQDGNDQWDATFFCGSCTVIKRKPLEEVGGVAVETVTEDAHTALKLHRRGYRSAYIAVPQAAGLATESLSGHVAQRIRWARGMAQIARLDNPLLGKGLRLSQRLCYANAMLHFFYGLPRIVYLTAPLAFLFFGAHVIHASALMILAYALPHILQANLTNLRTQGKFRHLLWNEVYETTLAWYILRPTLVALFNPKLGKFNVTPKGGLVPRSYFDGQIAKPYLFLLVLNLAGLAAGVMRLLSVQAGGEAQTIWFNLAWTAYNVLLLGATIATASEMRQVRRSHRVPLDIPATLHLADGRELDCRTVNFSTGGMALRLLAPVPVEPDLPVEIALPQRGSSKRLPAMVRHDRDGEISIQFRPMSIEQERWLVACTFARADIWVSQWGRHDRDRFWVSLGRVFAASMRGFKRLGQHVASSARSGWRGRTAGEEAAP comes from the coding sequence ATGAGCGCTGCCTCCGCGTCGCGTGCCGCGCGCCCGCTGCATGTCCTGGCCAATTGGTCGCTATGGCTGCTGGGCGCCGTGTTGCTGGTCTTCGTCGTCGCCATTCCGATGGATGTGCCGCAGCAACTGCTGTTCTCGCTGGTGGTGTTCGCCGCGGCCATGCTGCTGCGGCGCAGCGGCAGCCGCCTGGCGATCCTGGTGATGATGGCGCTGTCGCTGGCGGTGTCCTCGCGCTACATCTGGTGGCGGCTGACCCAGACCGTGGGCATGAGCAGCCCGATCGACCTGAGCCTGGGCCTGGGCCTGCTGCTGGCCGAACTGTACGCGTTCGTGATCCTGGCGCTGGGCTACTTCCAGGTGCTGTGGCCGCTCAACCGGCGGCCGCTGCCGCTGCCGGCCGACCAGCAGCAATGGCCCAGCGTTGATCTGTTCATTCCCACCTACAACGAACCGCTGTCGGTGGTGCGCTCGACCATCCTCGCTGCCAGCGTGATGGACTGGCCGGCCGACAAGCTCAACATCTACCTGCTCGACGACGGCCGCCGCGAGGAGTTCCGCGCGTTCTGCGCGCAGGTCGGCATCCACTACGTCACCCGCACCAACAACTTCCACGCCAAGGCCGGCAACATCAACGCCGCGCTGAAGAAGTCCAGCGGCGAGTACGTGGCGATCTTCGACTGCGACCACATCCCCACGCGCTCGTTCCTGCAGGTGGCGATGGGCTGGTTCCTGCGCGACGCCAAGCTGGCGGTGGTGCAGATGCCGCACTACTTCTTCTCGGCCGATCCGTTCGAGCGCAATCTCGGCAACCACGGCAAGGTGCCCAACGAGGGCGAGCTGTTCTACGGCCTGCTGCAGGACGGCAACGACCAGTGGGACGCCACCTTCTTCTGCGGTTCGTGCACGGTGATCAAGCGCAAGCCGCTGGAGGAAGTGGGCGGAGTGGCGGTGGAGACCGTCACCGAGGACGCGCACACCGCGCTGAAGCTGCACCGCCGCGGCTACCGCAGCGCCTACATCGCAGTGCCGCAGGCCGCCGGCCTGGCCACCGAGAGCCTGTCCGGCCACGTCGCCCAGCGCATCCGCTGGGCGCGCGGCATGGCGCAGATCGCGCGGCTGGACAACCCGCTGCTGGGCAAGGGCCTGCGCCTGTCGCAGCGGCTGTGCTACGCCAACGCGATGCTGCACTTCTTCTACGGGTTGCCGCGTATCGTCTACCTCACCGCGCCGCTGGCCTTCCTGTTCTTCGGCGCGCACGTCATCCACGCCTCGGCGCTGATGATCCTGGCCTACGCGCTGCCGCACATCCTGCAGGCCAACCTGACCAACCTGCGCACCCAGGGCAAGTTCCGCCACCTGCTGTGGAACGAGGTCTACGAGACCACCCTGGCCTGGTACATCCTGCGCCCGACGCTGGTGGCGCTGTTCAATCCCAAGCTCGGCAAGTTCAACGTCACCCCCAAGGGCGGCCTGGTGCCGCGCAGTTACTTCGACGGACAGATCGCCAAGCCGTATCTGTTCCTGCTGGTGCTCAACCTGGCCGGCCTGGCTGCGGGCGTGATGCGCCTGCTCAGCGTGCAGGCCGGCGGCGAGGCGCAGACGATCTGGTTCAACCTGGCCTGGACCGCCTACAACGTGCTGTTGCTCGGCGCCACCATCGCCACCGCCAGCGAGATGCGCCAGGTGCGCCGCTCGCACCGCGTGCCGCTGGACATCCCGGCCACGCTGCACCTGGCCGATGGCCGCGAACTGGATTGCCGCACGGTCAACTTCTCCACCGGCGGCATGGCGCTGCGCCTGCTCGCGCCGGTGCCGGTGGAGCCGGACCTGCCGGTGGAGATCGCGCTGCCGCAGCGCGGCAGTTCCAAGCGCCTGCCGGCGATGGTGCGCCACGACCGCGACGGCGAAATCAGCATCCAGTTCCGGCCGATGTCGATCGAGCAGGAGCGCTGGCTGGTGGCCTGCACCTTCGCCCGCGCCGACATCTGGGTGTCGCAGTGGGGCCGCCACGACCGCGACCGCTTCTGGGTGTCGCTGGGGCGCGTGTTCGCGGCGAGCATGCGCGGCTTCAAGCGCCTCGGCCAGCACGTCGCCAGCAGCGCGCGCAGCGGCTGGCGCGGCCGCACCGCCGGCGAGGAGGCTGCGCCGTGA